One segment of Bacillus alkalisoli DNA contains the following:
- a CDS encoding acyl-CoA dehydrogenase, translated as MNFDLTTEQSMIKKTIREFSEEMVAPGALERDKTKEFPVDIFKSLGDLGMMGLPFPEEYGGAGADTVSFAIVVEELSRACGSTGITYSAHVSLGGAPINMFGTKEQKEKYLTPICTGESLGAFGLTEPNAGSDAGGTQTTAIEDGSDYIINGNKCFITNASYAKHLALTAITGREGNNKEITAIIVPTDAPGFEIVDNYEKMGLNASNTTELVLEDVRVPQENILGKRGEGFKQFLVTLDGGRIGIGAMAVGIAQAAFERALAYSKERKQFGRSISSFQVNQFKLADMAMKLELARTMVYKAAWLKDQGRPYSKEASMCKLYASEVCMEIADQAVQLHGGYGYMKDYHVERYMRDGKLLEIGEGTSEVQRMVIARHLGC; from the coding sequence ATGAACTTCGACTTAACAACTGAACAATCCATGATTAAAAAAACGATCCGTGAATTTTCAGAGGAAATGGTAGCACCTGGAGCTTTAGAACGCGATAAAACTAAAGAATTTCCTGTTGATATATTTAAATCTTTAGGCGATTTAGGGATGATGGGATTACCGTTTCCAGAGGAATATGGTGGAGCAGGAGCAGATACTGTAAGTTTTGCAATTGTAGTAGAGGAATTAAGTAGGGCTTGTGGTTCTACAGGTATCACTTATTCCGCACACGTTTCATTAGGTGGAGCGCCAATTAATATGTTTGGTACAAAAGAGCAAAAGGAAAAATATTTAACTCCTATTTGTACTGGTGAGTCGTTAGGAGCATTTGGCTTAACAGAACCTAATGCTGGTTCAGATGCAGGTGGCACTCAAACAACTGCTATAGAAGATGGAAGCGATTATATTATCAACGGAAATAAATGCTTTATTACGAATGCTTCTTATGCGAAGCACCTTGCACTAACTGCAATTACGGGCCGTGAAGGAAACAATAAGGAGATCACTGCAATTATTGTACCTACAGATGCACCAGGCTTTGAAATTGTCGATAATTATGAAAAGATGGGTTTAAACGCTTCTAATACAACAGAATTAGTGTTAGAAGATGTTAGAGTACCTCAAGAGAACATACTAGGAAAACGTGGAGAAGGCTTTAAACAGTTTTTAGTTACGCTTGATGGTGGACGTATTGGTATTGGTGCAATGGCTGTAGGGATTGCACAAGCAGCTTTTGAGCGAGCGCTCGCTTATTCAAAAGAAAGAAAACAATTTGGTCGCTCAATATCAAGCTTCCAAGTAAATCAATTCAAACTAGCTGATATGGCAATGAAATTAGAATTAGCTAGAACAATGGTTTACAAAGCAGCTTGGTTGAAAGACCAAGGGAGACCGTATTCAAAAGAGGCTTCCATGTGTAAGCTATACGCTTCGGAAGTTTGTATGGAAATTGCCGACCAAGCAGTACAGTTACATGGTGGTTATGGATATATGAAAGATTACCATGTAGAACGTTATATGCGTGATGGTAAGCTTTTAGAAATCGGAGAAGGAACTTCAGAAGTACAAAGAATGGTAATTGCTAGACATCTTGGCTGTTAA
- the cccA gene encoding cytochrome c550, with protein sequence MNRNPLIPFAFIAVLGLGLMFLFSFVGLNQAKNMADGDAGGSVELLSGEELYQRSCIGCHGNELQGVAGPGLLNLNLTEEQIKDVIVNGQGTMPGNLASPEEAAVLAEWLTNYGQEGDAE encoded by the coding sequence ATGAATCGAAATCCGCTAATTCCTTTTGCATTTATTGCAGTGTTAGGTTTAGGACTAATGTTCTTATTTTCTTTCGTTGGATTAAACCAAGCTAAAAATATGGCTGATGGTGATGCTGGTGGATCAGTTGAACTTTTATCAGGTGAAGAGCTTTACCAAAGGTCATGTATTGGTTGTCATGGTAACGAATTACAAGGTGTAGCAGGTCCAGGCCTACTTAACCTTAATTTAACGGAAGAACAAATTAAAGACGTTATCGTAAATGGTCAAGGAACAATGCCAGGAAACCTAGCATCACCGGAAGAAGCAGCTGTATTAGCTGAATGGCTTACAAACTACGGCCAAGAAGGCGACGCTGAATAA
- a CDS encoding tRNA (adenine(22)-N(1))-methyltransferase, producing the protein MNELRLSKRLETVAHYIPEGYTLADIGSDHAYLPCYAYLNGIIPSGIAGEVVEGPFQSAKEQVQKTSLQAVIDVRKGDGLEVISPGEVDCITIAGMGGTLIQSILESGKDKLTGVKRLILQPNIGAIKIREWLLQNGWELTQESILEEDGRIYEVLVAEPGNPSAPYTENKQAGLLVGPFLLEEKNETFRKKWTHELSHWQKIFSQIENAPITEDNVQKIKELQEKINIVQEVL; encoded by the coding sequence TTGAACGAGTTAAGACTATCAAAAAGATTAGAAACAGTTGCACATTACATTCCTGAAGGATACACACTTGCTGATATAGGTTCTGACCATGCTTACTTACCGTGTTATGCCTATTTAAATGGTATCATTCCAAGTGGCATAGCAGGAGAAGTAGTAGAAGGACCTTTTCAATCTGCTAAAGAACAGGTTCAAAAAACGAGCTTACAAGCTGTTATTGATGTTAGAAAAGGGGATGGACTGGAAGTTATTTCCCCTGGTGAAGTAGATTGTATAACGATTGCTGGTATGGGTGGAACGCTTATTCAATCTATTTTAGAATCTGGGAAAGACAAATTAACTGGTGTAAAGAGATTAATCTTACAACCCAATATCGGTGCCATAAAAATTCGTGAATGGCTACTTCAAAATGGATGGGAGCTTACACAAGAATCCATTCTAGAAGAAGATGGTAGAATATACGAAGTGTTAGTAGCAGAACCAGGCAACCCATCAGCACCATATACCGAAAATAAGCAGGCTGGTTTATTAGTAGGTCCATTTTTACTAGAAGAGAAGAATGAAACATTTAGAAAAAAATGGACACATGAATTGTCTCATTGGCAAAAAATATTTTCCCAAATTGAAAATGCTCCAATAACGGAAGATAACGTACAAAAAATAAAAGAATTACAAGAAAAAATAAATATTGTACAGGAGGTGCTCTAA
- a CDS encoding Nif3-like dinuclear metal center hexameric protein: protein MSKTPNGHSIIQAFEQFSPKKYAMEGDKIGLQIGNLNKPVQKVMVTLDVLESVVDEAIEKQVDLIIAHHPPIFRALKTVTEDSAAGKIVTKCIKHDLAVYVAHTNLDIAVGGVNDLLASALQLTDIKVLAPTQEDKLKKLITFVPSTHVEQVREAISQAGAGHIGNYSHCTYSTIGEGTFLPLDGSQPFIGASGALERVQEHKLETIIPSSIEKRVVNALLKSHPYEEVAYDIIPLENKGEIIGLGRIGKLPSKMSLKEFAQHTKNTLEVDNVRVVGNLETVVEKVAVVGGDGNKYIYDAKFAGADVYVTGDLYFHTAHDAMSLGLNVVDPGHYAEKIMKQGVKRKMEQFASQLNWEVELIVSETNTDPFQFL from the coding sequence ATGAGTAAAACTCCCAACGGCCACTCAATAATCCAAGCGTTTGAACAATTCTCTCCGAAAAAATATGCAATGGAGGGAGATAAAATAGGGCTACAAATTGGTAACCTTAATAAACCAGTCCAAAAAGTAATGGTAACATTAGATGTACTTGAGAGTGTTGTAGATGAGGCGATAGAGAAACAGGTAGATTTAATTATTGCGCACCATCCTCCCATTTTTCGTGCGCTTAAAACTGTTACGGAGGATTCTGCTGCAGGGAAAATAGTAACAAAGTGTATTAAACATGACTTAGCTGTTTATGTAGCTCATACGAATCTTGACATAGCTGTTGGTGGTGTAAATGATTTATTAGCTTCGGCTCTACAATTGACAGACATAAAAGTATTAGCACCTACACAAGAAGATAAGTTAAAGAAGTTAATTACTTTTGTTCCTAGTACACATGTTGAGCAAGTGAGAGAGGCGATTAGCCAGGCGGGAGCAGGTCATATAGGCAACTATAGCCATTGTACATACAGCACAATAGGAGAAGGTACATTCTTACCTTTAGATGGCTCTCAACCTTTTATCGGCGCATCAGGGGCTTTAGAAAGGGTGCAAGAACATAAGCTCGAAACAATTATTCCTTCTTCTATAGAAAAAAGAGTTGTAAATGCATTATTGAAATCCCATCCGTATGAAGAAGTGGCTTATGATATCATTCCGTTAGAAAATAAGGGAGAAATTATCGGGCTAGGGCGCATCGGAAAGTTACCAAGTAAAATGTCGTTAAAAGAGTTTGCACAACATACAAAAAACACGCTCGAAGTTGACAATGTAAGAGTTGTTGGCAACCTTGAAACAGTAGTAGAAAAAGTGGCGGTAGTTGGTGGAGACGGTAACAAATACATTTACGATGCAAAATTTGCTGGGGCTGATGTGTATGTGACTGGAGACTTGTACTTCCATACTGCACACGATGCAATGTCACTTGGATTAAATGTTGTGGATCCAGGACACTATGCAGAAAAAATAATGAAGCAAGGTGTTAAAAGAAAAATGGAACAGTTCGCATCTCAATTAAATTGGGAAGTAGAACTAATTGTCTCCGAAACAAATACAGATCCATTTCAATTTTTATAA
- a CDS encoding 4-hydroxy-3-methylbut-2-enyl diphosphate reductase, whose protein sequence is MEIIKIAPRGYCYGVVDAMVIARNAALDKSLPRPIYILGMIVHNKHVTDAFEEEGIITLDGANRLEILDKIDHGTVIFTAHGVSPEVKARAKEKGLTTIDATCPDVTKTHDLIRQKKAEGYQVIYIGKKGHPEPEGAVGVAPDIVHLVEKQDDIEALNIESDKIIVTNQTTMSQWDVLDIMDKVKEKYPHVEQHKEICLATQVRQEAVAEQAGVADVTIVVGDPKSNNSNRLAQVSEEIAKTRAYRIADISELDIEWLKGANTVAVTAGASTPTPITKEVIAFIEQFDPINPDTWKREKTVPLNKILPKVKKQKTT, encoded by the coding sequence ATGGAAATTATTAAAATTGCTCCTCGTGGCTATTGCTATGGTGTAGTAGACGCAATGGTGATTGCTAGAAATGCAGCATTAGATAAATCATTACCTCGTCCAATCTATATTCTTGGAATGATTGTTCATAATAAACACGTTACAGATGCTTTTGAAGAAGAAGGAATCATTACATTAGACGGTGCTAACCGCTTAGAGATTTTAGACAAAATTGACCATGGTACAGTTATATTTACAGCACATGGTGTATCTCCCGAAGTGAAAGCTCGTGCAAAAGAAAAAGGACTAACAACCATTGATGCCACATGTCCTGATGTTACAAAAACTCATGACTTAATCCGCCAAAAAAAGGCGGAAGGATACCAGGTTATCTACATCGGAAAAAAAGGGCATCCAGAGCCAGAAGGTGCTGTTGGTGTCGCACCTGATATCGTACATCTTGTTGAAAAACAAGATGATATAGAAGCCCTTAACATCGAAAGTGACAAAATTATTGTTACGAACCAAACGACGATGAGTCAATGGGACGTATTAGACATTATGGATAAAGTAAAAGAAAAATATCCCCACGTTGAACAACATAAAGAAATTTGTTTAGCAACACAAGTGAGACAAGAAGCAGTCGCTGAGCAAGCTGGTGTTGCAGATGTAACGATAGTTGTTGGAGATCCGAAAAGTAATAACTCCAATCGCCTTGCACAAGTTTCGGAAGAAATCGCCAAAACACGTGCTTACCGAATTGCAGATATTTCGGAGCTTGACATTGAATGGCTAAAAGGTGCAAACACAGTAGCTGTTACTGCTGGTGCTTCTACTCCAACACCAATTACGAAAGAAGTTATTGCATTTATTGAACAGTTTGATCCAATTAATCCTGATACGTGGAAGCGTGAAAAAACAGTTCCATTAAATAAGATTTTACCAAAAGTTAAAAAACAAAAAACAACGTAA
- a CDS encoding YqfQ family protein yields the protein MFYGPGRPPYPPMPPVNQFGPGGFMPRNIPNQMMMRGAPPQMQMFGAARGARSGGGLLAKLFGRTGASSIGNMSSVGQMAAPSTLQQLANPSNITGFLTNIQKALGMAEQVMPMVQQYGPLVRNLPAMWRLYSELKNVDTNADDDEEKDTTTDSVEETTTESKAEEVDVPLTKKQVKKNIAVKKKKPQSEIKVSKPKLYL from the coding sequence ATGTTTTATGGTCCCGGTCGACCACCTTATCCACCGATGCCTCCCGTTAATCAGTTTGGACCTGGTGGGTTTATGCCAAGAAATATTCCTAATCAAATGATGATGAGGGGTGCTCCACCACAAATGCAAATGTTCGGAGCTGCTAGAGGGGCTCGTAGTGGAGGCGGACTTCTTGCAAAGTTGTTCGGTAGAACTGGTGCAAGTAGTATCGGAAATATGAGTAGTGTTGGACAAATGGCAGCACCTTCTACTCTACAGCAATTAGCAAATCCATCTAACATTACGGGTTTTTTAACAAATATTCAAAAAGCTCTTGGTATGGCAGAACAAGTGATGCCAATGGTACAACAGTATGGACCTTTAGTGCGAAATTTACCAGCGATGTGGAGACTTTACAGTGAATTAAAAAATGTTGATACAAATGCTGATGATGATGAAGAAAAAGATACAACAACAGATTCAGTTGAAGAGACTACAACTGAATCAAAAGCTGAAGAAGTAGATGTGCCACTTACTAAAAAACAAGTAAAAAAGAATATTGCTGTAAAAAAGAAAAAGCCTCAATCGGAAATTAAAGTATCTAAGCCTAAGCTCTACTTATAA
- a CDS encoding DEAD/DEAH box helicase — protein MMTNPFERLQLKPFLLEAIADLRFKKPTEIQERLIPSILKGESVIGQSQTGTGKTHAYLLPILNELDLEKQEVQAVITAPTRELATQIYQEVLKITKFAEGSIQARCYIGGTDKQKTIDKLKQQPHIVVGTPGRIKDLMSEKALFVHTAKTLVVDEADLMLDMGFIEDVDKVAAAMPEKLQILVFSATIPEKLKPFLKKYLENPKFTHVAPKQITAQNISHVLIPVKSRNKLTLLYKALVAYNPYLAIVFTNTKKKADEVADSLMEQGLKVGRIHGDLNPRERKKVMKQINDLEFQFVVATDLAARGIDIEGVSHVINYELPSDLDFYIHRVGRTARAGSSGIAATLFEPSDENKVQTVQKLGITFSLVDLKNGEWVEHGVLNKRQDRKKKVDEIDIQAKRAVKKTEKVKPGYKKKHKEEVENYKKRQRRLKRK, from the coding sequence ATTATGACAAATCCATTCGAGCGGTTACAATTAAAACCATTTCTTTTAGAAGCAATTGCAGACTTACGCTTTAAAAAGCCAACAGAAATACAAGAAAGGTTAATTCCATCCATCCTAAAAGGGGAAAGTGTAATCGGCCAATCACAAACTGGAACAGGAAAAACACATGCGTATTTATTGCCTATTCTTAATGAATTAGATTTAGAAAAACAAGAGGTACAAGCTGTCATTACAGCGCCAACACGAGAACTAGCAACTCAGATTTATCAAGAAGTTTTAAAAATCACAAAATTTGCAGAAGGTTCTATCCAAGCCCGTTGTTATATTGGTGGAACGGACAAGCAAAAGACGATCGATAAATTAAAACAACAACCACATATAGTTGTAGGTACACCTGGAAGAATTAAAGACTTAATGAGTGAGAAAGCATTATTTGTTCATACAGCGAAAACGTTAGTAGTGGATGAAGCGGACTTAATGTTAGACATGGGCTTTATTGAAGATGTTGATAAGGTAGCTGCGGCTATGCCTGAGAAATTACAAATCTTAGTTTTCTCTGCTACAATTCCAGAAAAGTTAAAGCCATTCTTAAAAAAATATCTAGAAAATCCTAAATTTACTCACGTTGCACCAAAACAAATTACAGCACAAAATATTAGTCACGTTTTAATACCAGTCAAATCACGTAACAAGTTAACCCTTCTTTATAAAGCGTTAGTTGCCTATAACCCGTATTTAGCGATTGTATTTACAAACACGAAGAAAAAAGCGGATGAAGTGGCAGACAGTTTGATGGAGCAGGGACTAAAGGTTGGTAGAATCCACGGAGACCTAAATCCACGTGAGCGTAAAAAAGTGATGAAACAAATTAATGACCTTGAATTCCAATTTGTTGTTGCGACAGATTTAGCAGCTCGTGGAATTGATATTGAAGGGGTAAGTCATGTTATTAACTATGAACTACCGTCTGATTTAGACTTTTATATACATCGAGTTGGACGTACAGCACGCGCCGGTTCTTCTGGTATTGCTGCAACATTATTTGAACCTTCTGATGAAAATAAAGTCCAAACGGTTCAAAAGCTAGGTATTACTTTCAGCCTAGTGGATTTGAAAAATGGTGAATGGGTAGAGCATGGAGTATTAAACAAACGCCAAGATCGTAAAAAGAAAGTCGATGAAATAGACATCCAAGCAAAACGAGCTGTTAAAAAGACTGAAAAAGTAAAACCAGGCTATAAAAAGAAACACAAAGAAGAAGTAGAAAACTACAAAAAACGCCAACGCCGCTTAAAGCGTAAGTAA
- a CDS encoding deoxyribonuclease IV, whose translation MKDLIIGSHVSMSGKDMMLAASKEAASYGANTFMIYTGAPQNTRRKKIEDLNIEAGQKHMKENGISNIIVHAPYIINIGNSQKPETYELGVNFLREEIRRTEALGARQIVLHPGAHVGAGSDLGIAQIIKGLNEVLVPEQQVQIALETMAGKGSECGITFEEIAAIMDGVHLNEKLSVCFDTCHVHDAGYNIVDDFDGVLEQFDSIIGLDRLKVLHINDSKNERGMRKDRHENIGFGKIGFDAINYIIHHEQLMHVPKILETPYVGEDKKNKKPPYKFEIEMLKSKTFDENILDNILNG comes from the coding sequence TTGAAAGACTTAATTATTGGTTCTCATGTATCAATGAGCGGGAAAGACATGATGTTAGCTGCAAGTAAAGAAGCTGCTTCATACGGTGCAAACACTTTCATGATTTACACAGGTGCACCACAAAACACAAGACGCAAAAAAATCGAAGACTTAAATATAGAAGCCGGACAAAAACACATGAAAGAGAACGGCATCTCCAATATTATTGTTCATGCTCCTTATATAATCAACATTGGAAATTCACAGAAACCAGAAACATATGAACTAGGAGTCAACTTCTTACGAGAAGAAATCCGTCGTACAGAAGCGTTAGGTGCAAGACAAATTGTTCTTCATCCAGGGGCTCATGTTGGAGCAGGTTCTGACTTAGGGATTGCTCAAATCATTAAAGGTTTAAACGAAGTATTAGTACCAGAACAACAAGTACAAATTGCACTCGAAACAATGGCCGGAAAAGGTTCTGAATGTGGTATTACATTCGAAGAAATCGCAGCAATTATGGATGGTGTACATTTAAATGAAAAGCTATCTGTATGCTTTGATACTTGCCACGTTCATGATGCTGGCTATAATATTGTCGATGACTTTGATGGTGTTTTAGAACAATTCGACTCTATTATCGGTTTGGACCGTTTAAAAGTTCTTCATATTAACGACAGTAAAAATGAACGAGGTATGAGAAAAGATCGCCATGAAAACATTGGCTTCGGTAAAATCGGTTTTGACGCAATTAATTACATTATTCATCATGAACAACTAATGCACGTACCGAAAATATTAGAAACACCTTATGTTGGAGAAGACAAGAAAAACAAAAAACCTCCATATAAATTCGAAATCGAAATGCTGAAATCTAAAACATTTGACGAAAATATTTTAGATAATATTCTTAATGGTTGA
- a CDS encoding DUF2624 domain-containing protein has product MNIYQTIVNKKLNSITSSELIEYAGQYQIPLTNDQAKKVSNLLQTKKVNIFNTSERLQLMKEIARITGHDTAKKVNQLFVEFTK; this is encoded by the coding sequence ATGAATATTTATCAGACTATCGTGAACAAAAAACTAAATAGTATTACCTCAAGCGAACTTATTGAGTATGCCGGGCAGTACCAAATTCCGTTAACGAATGATCAAGCGAAAAAAGTTTCGAATTTGTTACAGACGAAAAAGGTAAATATTTTTAATACATCCGAACGTCTTCAGTTAATGAAAGAAATTGCGAGAATAACTGGCCATGATACGGCGAAAAAAGTAAACCAGTTGTTTGTGGAGTTTACAAAATAA
- a CDS encoding two-component system sensor histidine kinase NtrB, with protein MVANIEKSHASILNELREEIVFVLHLNGTIEEFNNLAKEIFQTDLYDSASFYSLFTQEIRNDVYTFLDQIISGKGDVLKRILIHSAPQSHPQLQNEFYLYKGKLYENKIYLQAQKIPVRDNQLPIQLLGGKTQESVRLLQFITVQLDLAIFVISDNGIIQYLNKKSLNLLNLPLQQSKYIDVSLLDIPANEILKNKFLAIHEEIVTENSFVERYFYLDDQLLQVQGLYFQEENRTLFIIHDRSYQHKFENLLIYKQQMESVSQISAGMAHELRNPLSVIKGFIQLSQITNEWEKYYPTVLDEINRMNDIIEDFLSVSKKKLTKQSMKPQDLFQSLVYIFQSECLLHNVQFDCYIEPIEEELLVNESMIKQVMLNLLRNSIEALEEIKKDKRIEMKVVRSGNCILVSVKDNGPGIDEKTLEKIGQPFFTTKQNGNGLGVPLCKKIIEDHDGELKIDTELKEGTTFTFSLPLSKSLT; from the coding sequence TTGGTTGCGAATATTGAAAAGAGCCATGCTTCTATACTTAATGAGTTACGCGAAGAAATAGTATTTGTTTTACATTTGAACGGCACAATTGAAGAGTTTAATAACTTGGCAAAAGAGATTTTTCAAACGGATTTATATGACAGTGCTTCATTCTACTCATTATTTACTCAAGAGATTAGAAATGATGTTTACACGTTTTTAGATCAAATCATTTCTGGAAAAGGTGATGTGTTAAAAAGAATTTTAATTCATTCAGCACCCCAATCTCACCCCCAACTTCAAAATGAATTCTATTTATATAAAGGCAAACTTTATGAAAATAAAATATACTTGCAAGCCCAAAAGATACCTGTAAGGGATAATCAATTACCAATTCAATTATTAGGTGGTAAAACACAGGAATCTGTTAGGCTCCTCCAGTTTATAACGGTACAATTAGATTTGGCGATTTTTGTCATCTCAGATAATGGAATTATTCAATATTTGAATAAGAAAAGTCTTAATTTGTTAAACCTTCCTCTACAACAGAGTAAATACATAGATGTATCATTACTAGATATTCCTGCAAATGAAATATTAAAAAATAAATTTTTAGCCATACATGAAGAAATAGTAACGGAAAATTCTTTTGTTGAGAGATATTTTTATTTAGACGATCAATTACTACAAGTTCAAGGTCTATATTTTCAAGAGGAAAATAGAACGTTGTTTATCATTCATGATAGAAGTTATCAACATAAGTTTGAAAACTTGTTAATCTATAAGCAACAAATGGAGTCTGTCTCTCAAATTTCAGCTGGAATGGCTCACGAATTGAGAAATCCTCTGTCTGTTATTAAAGGTTTCATTCAACTCTCTCAAATAACGAATGAATGGGAAAAGTATTATCCAACTGTTTTGGATGAAATCAATCGGATGAACGACATTATTGAAGATTTCTTGTCCGTCTCAAAAAAGAAACTAACAAAACAATCTATGAAGCCTCAAGATTTATTTCAGTCACTTGTTTATATTTTTCAGTCAGAATGTTTACTACATAATGTTCAATTTGACTGTTATATTGAGCCAATAGAAGAAGAGCTACTTGTTAATGAATCTATGATTAAACAAGTTATGCTTAACTTGTTGAGAAACTCCATAGAAGCTCTGGAAGAAATAAAAAAAGACAAAAGAATTGAAATGAAAGTAGTAAGAAGCGGTAATTGTATCCTAGTTTCTGTAAAAGATAACGGACCTGGAATAGACGAGAAAACACTAGAAAAAATTGGTCAGCCATTCTTTACAACAAAGCAAAACGGCAATGGGCTAGGAGTCCCGCTTTGTAAAAAAATTATAGAAGATCATGATGGCGAACTTAAAATTGATACCGAATTAAAAGAAGGAACAACCTTCACCTTCTCCCTACCACTATCCAAAAGCCTAACATAA
- a CDS encoding metal ABC transporter ATP-binding protein — MQNNEAVLKIEHVTFKYEQQNVIEDINLTIPKGAFLGLVGPNGSGKSTLLKCVLGLLRPQKGTIQLFGKDVRKFKEWNKVGFVSQKANSFNTGFPATVFEVVSTGLVSKVGLFKFFNKENKNKVLDAIKSVGMEDFIHQNIGELSGGQQQRIFIARALVSEPELLILDEPTVGVDSKNVQNFYQMLEHLNKNLNITLILVTHDVGTITDKVTHVACINKNLHFHGVTKEFEELRTKDLSQFYGHDLHVLSHDHHHHHHDGGNGA; from the coding sequence TTGCAAAATAATGAAGCAGTTTTAAAAATAGAACACGTAACATTTAAATATGAACAACAAAATGTTATAGAAGATATTAACTTAACTATTCCAAAGGGAGCATTTCTAGGTTTGGTAGGTCCAAATGGATCAGGTAAATCCACCCTATTAAAATGTGTATTAGGTTTACTTAGACCGCAAAAAGGAACAATCCAACTATTTGGGAAAGATGTTCGCAAGTTTAAAGAGTGGAATAAGGTAGGGTTTGTGTCTCAAAAAGCAAATAGTTTTAATACCGGTTTCCCTGCTACTGTGTTTGAAGTAGTATCAACAGGGCTAGTTTCGAAAGTCGGCCTGTTTAAATTTTTTAATAAAGAAAATAAAAACAAAGTGCTAGATGCAATAAAATCAGTTGGAATGGAAGATTTTATTCATCAAAACATTGGTGAGCTCTCTGGTGGTCAGCAACAACGTATCTTTATTGCGCGCGCGTTAGTTAGTGAACCAGAATTGCTAATTCTTGATGAACCTACTGTTGGGGTAGATAGTAAAAATGTTCAAAACTTTTATCAAATGTTGGAGCATTTAAATAAGAATTTAAATATTACTTTGATATTGGTGACACATGATGTTGGAACTATTACAGATAAAGTAACACACGTAGCTTGTATTAATAAAAATTTACATTTCCACGGTGTAACAAAAGAGTTTGAAGAACTACGTACGAAAGATTTATCACAATTTTACGGTCATGACCTTCATGTATTAAGTCATGATCATCACCATCACCATCACGATGGAGGCAATGGAGCATGA
- a CDS encoding metal ABC transporter permease: MISALMQFEFLRNAFYTGILIGFIAPLLGVFVVVRRLSLIADALSHVTLAGIAASLFVEKKFGFMVGVSPLYFGMGFSVAGALFIEKLRSIYKHYQELAIPIILSSGIGLGVIFISLADGFNTDLFNYLFGSVSAVSRADFWTILVISAIIIITIILFYKEFFVLSFDEEHARVSGINARFFHFLFIIMVALVIASSMRIVGILLVSSLMTLPVASSIRIAKGFKQTIFLSILFGEIAVIGGLITSFYLDLAPGGTIVIISVIILIATIVWTKIRRGK; this comes from the coding sequence ATGATTTCAGCATTAATGCAATTTGAATTTTTACGCAATGCGTTTTATACAGGTATTTTGATAGGTTTTATAGCTCCATTACTCGGTGTCTTTGTTGTTGTAAGGAGACTGAGCTTAATTGCCGATGCGCTAAGTCACGTGACACTTGCAGGTATTGCGGCTAGTTTATTCGTAGAAAAAAAGTTTGGATTCATGGTGGGAGTTAGTCCTCTATATTTTGGAATGGGGTTCTCGGTCGCTGGTGCGTTGTTTATTGAAAAGCTTAGAAGTATTTATAAACACTATCAAGAGTTAGCTATTCCGATTATTTTATCAAGTGGTATTGGACTTGGAGTTATTTTCATTTCTTTAGCAGACGGTTTTAATACAGATTTATTTAATTATTTATTTGGTAGTGTAAGTGCTGTATCGAGAGCAGATTTTTGGACAATTTTAGTTATTTCAGCCATTATCATCATTACAATTATATTGTTTTATAAAGAATTCTTCGTACTATCATTTGATGAGGAGCATGCTCGTGTTTCTGGAATAAACGCGCGGTTTTTTCACTTTTTATTTATCATAATGGTAGCATTAGTTATTGCTTCTTCCATGAGAATTGTTGGAATATTATTAGTGTCTTCCTTAATGACTTTGCCTGTAGCATCAAGTATCCGGATTGCTAAAGGATTTAAACAAACGATTTTTCTTTCTATATTATTCGGAGAAATTGCGGTAATTGGAGGACTGATTACGTCTTTTTATTTAGACTTAGCACCAGGGGGAACCATTGTCATCATTTCTGTAATTATACTTATTGCAACGATTGTTTGGACTAAGATAAGGAGAGGAAAATAA